The DNA segment AGCGGTCAAAGAGTTTTTCATCATAATCGGTGATATTTTCAGTCGGCCTTTTTTTAACGATCTTAATTTCATCCGCTTCAATCCTGCCGTAAACCTTTTCTTTGCCTTGAAAAACCTCCCAGGCCTTTTGGGTGAGCTTCAATCCTCCATAATCCATATCCTGTGTTACCAATCCTTGATGCAAGAACTGACGGGACAGGTGAAACCACTGCTTTTTGGTCAGATCTTTACCGATTCCATAAGTTGATAGGCTTTGATGTTCAAATTTTAACACTTTTTTTGATTCCGAACCGCGCAGAACATCTATCACATGGGCGGCACCGAATATTTCTCCCGTTCGTTTGACACAGGACAGAAATTTTTGTGCATAAACGGTGATATCTTTAAGCTCTTTTTTATCCGAGAGGCAGTTATCACACATGCCGCACGTTTTTATGGAGTACGCTTCACCAAAATAGCCCAAAAGCGGTATTCTGCGACATATGTCGGTTTCTGCAAATTTGAGCAAAGCCTGAAGATGAATGTTTGCCACGCGCTTTTCATGTGCCGGTTTCTGATTGATAAAATACTTGATCTTCTGGATGTCTCCATAGCTGAACAGCAGCATACACTCGGAACGTAGACCGTCCCTGCCTGCTCTGCCTATTTCCTGATAGTAACTTTCAATATTTTTCGGTAGGTCATAATGGATCACAAACCGCACATTGGGCTTGTTGATGCCCATGCCGAATGCGATGGTGGCGACTATAATAAGCACATCATCCTTTATAAAAAGTTCCTGATTCTTTTTTCGCGTTTCATCTGAAAGCCCGGCATGATAAGGCCGCACTGAAAAGCCTTTTCGCTCCAGTATCTGCGCAAGGTCATCCACCTGTCTTCTGGAAAAGCAGTATATGATTCCCGACTGATCAGCAAACTGCCGGATAAATGAGACGGTTTGGTCCACAGGGTCTAATTTAGGGACAATCCTGATAAACAGGTTTTCCCGGTTAAAACTGCTAATATATTCATTGGATGAGGCAAAATTCAGGCTGTTTTTAATATCCTGTCGGACCCGAGGCGTTGCGGTGGCTGTTAGTGCAATGCAGACAGCGTCGGAAAAACGCGATCGTACACCGGCAAGTTGCCTGTATTCAGGACGAAAATCATGCCCCCATTCTGAAATACAGTGAGCTTCGTCAATGGCAAGACAACTAACTCCTGCCGATGATAGCAGGTCAATTATTCCGGGTTTAAGCAGTGTCTCAGGGGCAACGTAAACAAAGCGTGTCTGACCCTGTTTGACAAGGCGGATATTCTTTTGGTACTCCTCCGGCAAAATCGAACTGTTCAGACAGACCGCAGATACTCCCAGTTCCGCCAGTTGCTCAACC comes from the Thermodesulfobacteriota bacterium genome and includes:
- the recQ gene encoding DNA helicase RecQ — protein: MKGNPEKILKKVFAYDEFRPLQAEVIDSVLHRQDALVIMPTGGGKSLCYQIPALIFSGLTIVVSPLISLMKDQVEQLAELGVSAVCLNSSILPEEYQKNIRLVKQGQTRFVYVAPETLLKPGIIDLLSSAGVSCLAIDEAHCISEWGHDFRPEYRQLAGVRSRFSDAVCIALTATATPRVRQDIKNSLNFASSNEYISSFNRENLFIRIVPKLDPVDQTVSFIRQFADQSGIIYCFSRRQVDDLAQILERKGFSVRPYHAGLSDETRKKNQELFIKDDVLIIVATIAFGMGINKPNVRFVIHYDLPKNIESYYQEIGRAGRDGLRSECMLLFSYGDIQKIKYFINQKPAHEKRVANIHLQALLKFAETDICRRIPLLGYFGEAYSIKTCGMCDNCLSDKKELKDITVYAQKFLSCVKRTGEIFGAAHVIDVLRGSESKKVLKFEHQSLSTYGIGKDLTKKQWFHLSRQFLHQGLVTQDMDYGGLKLTQKAWEVFQGKEKVYGRIEADEIKIVKKRPTENITDYDEKLFDRLRRKRKQLADEARIPPYVIFSDRTLIEISAFFPQTIDSMRHIYGIGEEKLKKYAFIFLEIICQYCEKHGINEKPKESAPLKKKISKPSRKLRHVVIGEAYNAGDSIEKIMSRYRIKRVTVLDHLFKYVIAGNPIRSDGLLGVSALSQQEVQPVLATFASLGPEYLSPIFRAHHGQISYEDLKIIRLYYLSEKSFQNR